Proteins from one Desulfocurvus vexinensis DSM 17965 genomic window:
- a CDS encoding SH3 domain-containing protein, whose translation MNPTAIRRPAVPVLLAALLAALLLAAGCAPRVSPPGTVIADLRDMPQDAGAYIDPLTATRPLLPPDQHKALADDYRQRFFAPWARTAPAHGPKEVFGFLDGFDPARYHGENRLPLPAGLASEMRELADPESFPNTLRPAISVVASDLRVLPTVRPLFHNFALAGEGYPFDYNQNSAVWAQTPLLVLHTSADGAWALVETSAAAGWMPTRDLAFVDAGFMDAFNTVHLAALTADRVPVADCFGQFRFMGRVGMVLPLTGRDSRNLDVLLAARDTKGQAVLLTASLGDDVAAPWPLAPTPANFARLANELLGQPYGWGGMYANRDCSALVMDLFAPMGIWQPRNSAAQARHWGLVPFGDMDREARLHAIAAQARPWLTLLWRPGHIVVYLGQWQGRPAVLHSAWGLRTLAGKASGRHILGATVITSLEPGEDLPELERPAGNLLLQLGGLAQVGR comes from the coding sequence ATGAACCCCACCGCCATCCGCCGCCCCGCCGTCCCGGTCCTGCTCGCGGCGCTGCTCGCGGCCCTGCTGCTGGCCGCCGGCTGCGCCCCGCGCGTTTCCCCGCCCGGCACCGTCATCGCCGACCTGCGCGACATGCCCCAGGACGCCGGGGCCTACATCGACCCGCTCACGGCCACCCGGCCCCTGCTGCCGCCGGACCAACACAAAGCCCTGGCCGACGACTACCGCCAGCGCTTCTTCGCCCCCTGGGCCCGCACGGCCCCGGCCCACGGCCCCAAGGAAGTCTTCGGCTTCCTCGACGGCTTCGACCCCGCCCGCTACCACGGCGAGAACCGGCTGCCCCTGCCCGCCGGGCTGGCCAGCGAAATGCGCGAGCTGGCCGACCCCGAGAGCTTCCCCAACACCCTGCGCCCGGCCATCAGCGTCGTGGCCTCCGACCTGCGCGTGCTGCCCACCGTCCGCCCGCTGTTCCACAACTTCGCCCTGGCCGGGGAGGGCTACCCCTTCGACTACAACCAGAACTCCGCCGTCTGGGCCCAGACCCCGCTGCTGGTGCTGCACACCTCCGCCGACGGCGCCTGGGCCCTGGTGGAGACCTCCGCCGCCGCCGGGTGGATGCCCACCCGCGACCTGGCCTTCGTGGACGCCGGGTTCATGGACGCCTTCAACACCGTGCACCTCGCCGCCCTGACCGCCGACCGCGTGCCCGTGGCCGACTGCTTCGGCCAGTTCCGCTTCATGGGCCGCGTCGGCATGGTCCTGCCCCTGACCGGGCGCGACAGCCGCAACCTGGATGTGCTCCTCGCCGCGCGCGACACCAAGGGCCAGGCCGTGCTGCTCACCGCCAGCCTCGGCGACGACGTGGCCGCGCCCTGGCCCCTGGCCCCGACCCCGGCCAACTTCGCCCGGCTGGCCAACGAACTGCTCGGCCAGCCCTACGGCTGGGGCGGCATGTACGCCAACCGCGACTGCTCGGCCCTGGTCATGGACCTCTTCGCGCCCATGGGCATCTGGCAGCCACGCAATTCCGCCGCCCAGGCCCGCCACTGGGGGCTGGTCCCCTTCGGCGACATGGACCGCGAGGCCCGCCTGCACGCCATCGCCGCCCAGGCCCGGCCCTGGCTGACCCTGCTCTGGCGCCCCGGGCACATCGTGGTCTACCTCGGCCAGTGGCAGGGCCGCCCCGCCGTGCTGCATTCGGCCTGGGGCCTGCGCACCCTCGCGGGCAAAGCCTCGGGGCGCCACATCCTCGGCGCCACCGTCATCACCAGCCTGGAACCCGGCGAAGACCTGCCCGAGCTCGAACGCCCCGCGGGCAACCTGCTGCTTCAGCTCGGCGGGCTGGCCCAGGTGGGCCGCTGA